A DNA window from Bdellovibrio sp. BCCA contains the following coding sequences:
- a CDS encoding histone-like protein — MADVLVVTSKVKKLIKEKGQMNTSAETIDVLSKAIEQLCLKGVESAKADGRKTVMARDIVIDHI; from the coding sequence ATGGCAGACGTACTTGTAGTGACAAGCAAAGTGAAAAAACTCATCAAGGAAAAAGGTCAAATGAACACTTCTGCTGAGACAATTGATGTTCTTAGCAAAGCTATCGAGCAACTTTGCTTGAAAGGTGTCGAGAGTGCTAAAGCTGACGGTCGTAAGACTGTTATGGCTCGCGACATTGTGATCGACCACATTTAA